CCTTGAGATAGGCGGCCAGCACCGAGGTGAAGCGCGACGCCTCACCCTCGGATTCCGCGACCACCTTGTCCCGATAGGCCTTGGCATCGGCGATGATACGGGCGGCCTCGCCGCGCGCCTGGGGCAGGACCTGGTTGGAGTAGGCTTCGGCCTGGTTCTCCGAGCGCTGCTTGTCCTCACGCGCCTTGATGGCGTCGTCGAAGGCCTCCTTGACCTGCTCCGGCGGTTTGGCTGGCTGCATGTTGACGGAGGTGACCTTCAGACCGGTCTTGTAGAGGTCCATGAGCTCCTGCACGCGCTCCCTGATGATCGTCTCGATGGCCTCGCGGCCATCGGTCAGGATGAAGTCCAGCTTGCTGCCGCCGATGGTCTTGCGCACCACGGTCTCGGTCGCGTCCTTGATGGAGCGCTCCGGGTTCTGGTCCTGGAACAGGAACTGGGCGGGGTCCTGCACCAGTGATTGGACCGTCAACTCCACGTCGACAATGTTCTCGTCCTTGGTCAGCATGGCCGCCTGGTGGCTGAACGTCGATACCTCGTCCACGTTGACCTTCTCGACCGTCTCGAAGGGATAGGGGATCAGCCAGTGCGGCCCCGGGTCCGTGGTGTCCAGATACTTGCCGAAACGCATCACCACGCCGCGCTCCGCCGGCGCCACGATGTAGAGACCGGTGGCGAGCCACACCAGGACCAAGACGCCGATGATGATGGCGACGGTACGCGCCGCCAGGGCCCCACCGGGCAGATTGAATCCCCCGCCGCCACCGGCGCCGCCGTTACCGCCGGGTTTGTTCCCGCCGAACAGTCCGCCGAGCTTTTCCTGGAGCTTGCGCACGACCTCGTCGAGGTCCGGCGGCCCTTGGTCGCCGCCGCTCTTGCCGCTCCAGGGGTCTTTGTTGCCGCCACCTGGCTCATTCCAGGCCATAGAAACTCCGTCTGTCGTAAGTCAGCATCAGTGATTGGGGAGGCCCCGAGCGACGCGCGCGCCGGACTGAGGCCGTTGGACAATACCGCGATCGGGATCGCCGAGCGCCAGTCAGCAAGATGCCGACGATAGCGGCCGAATCAAGCATCGGGCACCGGGCCGCACCGCGACACCGGACCGCCGATTGTAGGCAGCGGACCGCCGCGGCGCAAACCCGGCACGCGTGAGTCACTCCGGAGTCTCAGGTTCTTCGTCGCCCCCGCCCTCCTGGTCCAGCCCGAGTTGGTCTGCCAGACCCGGCGCCTGCGCCGCCAGGCGCCGCAAGTCGCCCGGGGCGATCAGGATCTCCAGGCGCGAACCCCCAAGATCGTCGGGCTCATCGGCCAGAACGGCGGCATGGGCAAAGATCCAGGCACGCAGACGGGCGTCCTGCGGGCCCAGGCGCAGGACGCGGGGCGCGCGGGCGCCGTCGATCAGTTCCGCCACGGCCGCCAACAGCAGGTCGATCCCGGCCCCGGTGGCGGCGGACAGCCAGACCCGCACCGGCGTCCCGGCCGCATCGCGCTCCAGCCGCGGGGGTTCGTCGTCCAGCAGATCGATCTTGTTCCAGACCTCCAGACGCGGTAGTTCCAGACTCCCGATCTCCGCCAGGACCGTCTCCACATCGGCGATCAGACGCGCCCGATGGGCAGCCGAGGCATCCACCACATGCAGCAGCAGGGCGGCGTTGCGGGTCTCCTCCAGCGTGGCGCGGAAGGCCGCCACCAACTCATGGGGCAGTTCGCTCACGAATCCCACGGTATCCGCCAGCAGCGCCCGCCCCCCGTCCGGCAGGGCGAGCCGCCGCAGCGTGGGGTCCAGGGTGGCGAAGAGTTGATCGGCCTCGTACACGCCCGCCTCGGTCAGGCGATTGAACAGGGTCGACTTGCCGGCGTTGGTGTAGCCGACGAGCGAGATCACCGCGAGTTCAGCCTTGTCGCGGGCGCGCCGCCCTTGGGCGCGTTGCGTCTGGATCTGGTCGAGCCGTTGATTGAGTAGCGCGATGCGCTTGGCGAGCAGCCGCCGGTCGGTCTCGAGCTGGGTCTCGCCGGGACCGCGCAGGCCGATGCCGCCCTTCTGCCGCTCCAGGTGGGTCCAGCCGCGCACCAGGCGGGTCGAGAGGTGGCGCAACTGGGCCAGTTCCACCTGGAGCTTGCCCTCGAAGGAGCGCGCCCGCTGGGCGAAGATATCCAGGATCAGACCGGTGCGGTCCACCACCCGGCACTCGAGCAGACGCTCCAGGTTGCGCTCCTGGGCCGGGGAGAGCGGGTGGGCGAAGACCGCGAGCTCGGCCCCGGTCGCAGCCACCAGGTCCTTCAACTCCACGGCCTTACCGCTGCCGATGAAGAGCCGCGCGTCGGGCACCTTGCGGCTGCCCCCCAGGGCGCCGACCACCAGGGCGCCGGCGGAGCTGGCCAGCAGCGCGAATTCCTCACGCTCGTCGGCTTCGGCCGTGCCGCCCAGGTCCAGGTGGACCAGGATGGCGCGCTCGCCGGAACTCGGCCGGTCGATCACGACAGACCTGGTGCCCTAGGCATTCCCGGTCTCGTCGAGTTCATCCCCGGTCGGCGGCAGCTTGACGTTGCGGGCCGGCACCACGGTGGAGATCGCGTGCTTGTAGATCATCTGGCTGACGTTGTTCTTGAGCAGCACGACGAACTGGTCGAAGGACTCGATCTGACCCTGGAGCTTGATCCCGTTGACCAGAAAGATCGAGACCGGGATGCGCTCCTTGCGCAGGGCGTTGAGGAAGGGGTCTTGCAGGCTTTGGCCCTTGGACATGGCTTTGGCTCCTTGTTGTAGTCGTTACCGAGAAGATTTGCCCGGCTTGAATGCCTGACCGGCCGCGACTGGCGCGGGCGTCGGCGTGCGTGGTCTGCAGCCGGGACATGCCGAGCCACGCAATCGATGAGTCTTAAGTGTATCGCCTTTACGGTCTCTCGGGGCGCCCGATCATCCTCACGATGCTTCGCCGCAAACCGACGAGTCGGAGGCCGCACACAGCATCGAAAACCGCGCCTGCTGGTGATAAATAGACAGGATTAAAAGGATTTTTCAGGATTTACAGGATTTCCGGAAGTGCCGATGACTGACGTCACGGTGTTCTTGATCCTGTTAATCCTGCAGAATCCTGTTAATCCTGTCCATATATTCTCTGGTTGCTTCCGGCCTCGCGGCGTGATTCGCGGGGTTGCCGGCTTCCAGGTCCGCTAGAAACGCGGCTCTAGCGCGCGAGCGTTCAAACGACCCTCAAGGCCGGTCGCGCCGGGCCGCGATCAACGCAAGTGCCCGCGCCAGCGGCTCTCCCTCGTCGGCCAGCCAATGACAATCGGCCTCGGCACGCAACCAGGTGAACTGGCGTTTTGCCAGTTGTCGGGTCGCGATGATGCCGCGGTGCAGCATTTCGTCGAAACTGTACTCCCCTAAGAGAAATTTCAAGACCTGCCGATAGCCCACGCAGCGCATGGACGGCAGTTCCGTCGTCAGGTCGCCGCGCGCCCAGAGGCCCTGCACCTCCGCGACCAGGCCCTGCTCCAGCATCGCACGGAAGCGCCGCTCGATGCGCCCGTGCAGGGTCTGGCGGTCCGTCGGCGACCGCACCAGCTTGAGCAACCGATAGGGCAAGTCGCCGCCCTCCGCGTTACCGCGCCCGATCAGGGTGCTCATGGGCTCGCCGGTGACCGCGTAGACTTCCAGGGCACGCTGGATGCGCTGGGGGTCGTTGGGGTGGACCAGGGCGGCCGTGGGCGGGTCAACCAGGGACAGCCGCCGGTGCAGCGCCGCCCACCCGAGCCGCTCGCCCTCCGCGAGCAGGGCCGCACGGATCGGCGCGTCCGCGTCCGGCAACCGCGCCAACCCCTGCTGGAGTCCGCGAAAATAGAGCATGGTGCCGCCCACCAGCAAGGGGATACCGCCTCCGGCGCTGATCTCGCCCATCGCCGCCAGGGCCTCGGTGCGGAAGCGTGCGGTGGAATAGGACTCGCACGGGTCCAGGATATCGATCAACCGGTGGGGCGCCGCCGCCAGTACCGCCGGCCCCGGCTTGGCGGTCCCGATGTCCAGGCCCCGGTAGATCATGGCCGAGTCCACGCTGACGATCGCGCACGGCAGGCGCCGTACCAACTCCACCGCCAGTTCGGTCTTGCCGGCGGCGGTGGGGCCCATCAGCAGGATAGCGAGCGGGCGGGGGTCCGGGGCTGGTGAAGAGTCCATGGGCTGGTCGGGTGAGGTGAGCGGGGAAGCGGCGGGCCGTCGCGGTTGCGGTCCGCTGACCGCGCTGCACGGACCCACAGGTTAGCGCAACCGGACCAACGCCGCGAACCGCTGCGCGACCCTGTTAACCCAAAGTAGTAGTGTCCCCTCCGTGCAATGTGGAGATGCCCCCTTTGGGCGACCTTGGGGGGCGCGATGCCGGAGAAGGCAATCGGGGTGACCACTTGGCATCCGCTTAGTAAAAATGATATGTCAGAATGCCCTTAGCCCCTAAAGAAAAGCTTTTCTTCCAAGGTCTTGCCGTGGCTTAACTGCCGATATTGCCAGTGCTGACTATTGATACACTGCATCAGTTGCAGATCCATATGCGGTTGCAGGTCAGGGTCATAGGCCACGATAAACTCATTCTTCTGCGGGTTGGTGATCTGCAGCACACCTTCTAAAGCCTGGAGTTGCGCTATCACTTCCCGCGCCGGGCCTGTTTCCATTTGCAGAGTAATATAGCGAATGGCGGCCTGTTCTTCGTTCAGGCCACTGGTCTGCGGCTGTAACATCCCGTTCTCCAGCAGCAAAATGTGCTTGCACAACCGGTCAAGTTCAGCCAAATTGTGGGAACTGATGATAAAGGTTGTCGCCGGCGACCGTTCGGCAATGATCGAACGCACCGTTCGGACATTGACAGGATCGAGCCCCGCGGTCGGTTCATCCAGTAAGATCAGCGCCGGTTTACCGATCAGCGCCTGGGCAATCGCCACCCGCTTGGCCATGCCATGGCTGAGCGCCGGCGGTTTTTCATGGGTCGCCTCTGTCAGTGATACCTCTTCCAACACCCGGCCTGCTTCCAGGGCTGCTTGTTGCGTTGTTAATCCCTGTAGCCGGGCATAAAAGACCAGTTGTTCGATGATGGTAAAGCCGGGGTCCAGTCTTGCAACCTGGGGCAGCGCTGAGACCTTGCCGATGAGTTGGGTTGCACCCGGCGGCTGACCAAACAACCTGACGGCGCCCGACGTGGGACGCAAGAAACCGGACAGGATACTGAGCAAGGTGGTCTTACCGGCCCCATTGGGACCGACCAGGCCGACCGGTTCACCCGCGTCCAGTTCAAAGCTGACATTGGAGAGGGCGACTTTGCCGGAATAGACGTGGGTCAGCTCTTGACAGAGAATAAGCGGTGATTTCATAGCGTTTGCCTTGCCATTATCCAGCGCCCCACAGCCAATAAAACAAGGCTTTGCAACAGGGGAACATACGCCAATTGCAGCGTGTGCCAGCCTGACAGTTCCGCCAGGTTGGATAATTGATAGCCGGGGACCAGCAATGTCAGAAAAGCAAGTGTCGGCAGATAGTAAGCAAGACCGCCGATAATGGCGGCCAGAAATGTCCAGATCAAAATCGCCCAGACAGTTGCCTGCCGCGCCGATTTAACCTTGGCGGATAACGCCGCCATCATGGCGGTGAAGGGAAGAACGGCCAAAATTACATTGACGGTGACGACGAGCAGGGCAGGCAATGCAGAAGAAAAGAGCGCGGCATCACGATACAGCACCAACGCCAGGGTGCTTAATGCGGCGGCACCGATCAACAGCACCTGAATCACCATAATGCCGGCAAAGCGGCCGAAGAATACACGGTCGCGGCTGCTACGCACGACGATAAACCGCAAGGTACCGCGATCACGATCAGAACAGGTTTGATCGGCGGCAAGCATAATGCTCAACAGCGGGAAGATAACCAGCGCAAAATGCCAAAACAGGCCGAATTCAGGAACGAGCCATTGCTGTAGCGAACCAAAACCAATGACGTCAAAAAAGCTGAAGCCTTGCATCAAGCCCTTTTCCTGCACCAACAGTTCGGCAGCAAGGCGCAGCGGATAAAGCAGAATCACACACCACACCACGGCAAAGGTCACTATCGACAGCAGACCACTGCGGGTTACAAAACTCCTCTTGAGTTCAAACTTGCCGATGAGCAAGAGGTGATTAAAAAAACCAGGATGCATTGGCGTTACCTTTTCCTGTGTTATACAGCGTCGCCGAGCAATCCGGCGATGAAATTCCAAAACCCAATCCTGCGCGGGCATTCGCCGGACATTGACGCGCCCGCGCAAGATCGGAATCGGGCCGCGCATCCCCCCGCGCCCCGCGAAGCTTTGACAGAATGACGCGGTTCGCGGCTGCCACGAAGGGTGTGTACCAAAAGATGCGCTGGCTCTGAAATGGA
The DNA window shown above is from Candidatus Thiodictyon syntrophicum and carries:
- the miaA gene encoding tRNA (adenosine(37)-N6)-dimethylallyltransferase MiaA translates to MDSSPAPDPRPLAILLMGPTAAGKTELAVELVRRLPCAIVSVDSAMIYRGLDIGTAKPGPAVLAAAPHRLIDILDPCESYSTARFRTEALAAMGEISAGGGIPLLVGGTMLYFRGLQQGLARLPDADAPIRAALLAEGERLGWAALHRRLSLVDPPTAALVHPNDPQRIQRALEVYAVTGEPMSTLIGRGNAEGGDLPYRLLKLVRSPTDRQTLHGRIERRFRAMLEQGLVAEVQGLWARGDLTTELPSMRCVGYRQVLKFLLGEYSFDEMLHRGIIATRQLAKRQFTWLRAEADCHWLADEGEPLARALALIAARRDRP
- a CDS encoding ABC transporter ATP-binding protein yields the protein MKSPLILCQELTHVYSGKVALSNVSFELDAGEPVGLVGPNGAGKTTLLSILSGFLRPTSGAVRLFGQPPGATQLIGKVSALPQVARLDPGFTIIEQLVFYARLQGLTTQQAALEAGRVLEEVSLTEATHEKPPALSHGMAKRVAIAQALIGKPALILLDEPTAGLDPVNVRTVRSIIAERSPATTFIISSHNLAELDRLCKHILLLENGMLQPQTSGLNEEQAAIRYITLQMETGPAREVIAQLQALEGVLQITNPQKNEFIVAYDPDLQPHMDLQLMQCINSQHWQYRQLSHGKTLEEKLFFRG
- a CDS encoding ABC transporter permease subunit codes for the protein MHPGFFNHLLLIGKFELKRSFVTRSGLLSIVTFAVVWCVILLYPLRLAAELLVQEKGLMQGFSFFDVIGFGSLQQWLVPEFGLFWHFALVIFPLLSIMLAADQTCSDRDRGTLRFIVVRSSRDRVFFGRFAGIMVIQVLLIGAAALSTLALVLYRDAALFSSALPALLVVTVNVILAVLPFTAMMAALSAKVKSARQATVWAILIWTFLAAIIGGLAYYLPTLAFLTLLVPGYQLSNLAELSGWHTLQLAYVPLLQSLVLLAVGRWIMARQTL
- the hflK gene encoding FtsH protease activity modulator HflK is translated as MAWNEPGGGNKDPWSGKSGGDQGPPDLDEVVRKLQEKLGGLFGGNKPGGNGGAGGGGGFNLPGGALAARTVAIIIGVLVLVWLATGLYIVAPAERGVVMRFGKYLDTTDPGPHWLIPYPFETVEKVNVDEVSTFSHQAAMLTKDENIVDVELTVQSLVQDPAQFLFQDQNPERSIKDATETVVRKTIGGSKLDFILTDGREAIETIIRERVQELMDLYKTGLKVTSVNMQPAKPPEQVKEAFDDAIKAREDKQRSENQAEAYSNQVLPQARGEAARIIADAKAYRDKVVAESEGEASRFTSVLAAYLKAPEVTRERLYLDTMQEVLSATNKVVLDVKEGASNLYLPLDQLMRHRQTTGVTAPPPPAVPAEAEPRPAVARPVDRDRRAR
- the hfq gene encoding RNA chaperone Hfq gives rise to the protein MSKGQSLQDPFLNALRKERIPVSIFLVNGIKLQGQIESFDQFVVLLKNNVSQMIYKHAISTVVPARNVKLPPTGDELDETGNA
- the hflX gene encoding ribosome rescue GTPase HflX; translated protein: MIDRPSSGERAILVHLDLGGTAEADEREEFALLASSAGALVVGALGGSRKVPDARLFIGSGKAVELKDLVAATGAELAVFAHPLSPAQERNLERLLECRVVDRTGLILDIFAQRARSFEGKLQVELAQLRHLSTRLVRGWTHLERQKGGIGLRGPGETQLETDRRLLAKRIALLNQRLDQIQTQRAQGRRARDKAELAVISLVGYTNAGKSTLFNRLTEAGVYEADQLFATLDPTLRRLALPDGGRALLADTVGFVSELPHELVAAFRATLEETRNAALLLHVVDASAAHRARLIADVETVLAEIGSLELPRLEVWNKIDLLDDEPPRLERDAAGTPVRVWLSAATGAGIDLLLAAVAELIDGARAPRVLRLGPQDARLRAWIFAHAAVLADEPDDLGGSRLEILIAPGDLRRLAAQAPGLADQLGLDQEGGGDEEPETPE